Within Scomber scombrus chromosome 12, fScoSco1.1, whole genome shotgun sequence, the genomic segment aaacaacataaagaaacacTGACATGGTTTACTTTaacatttgactgttttgacTGAAGCAATCATAACAGGATGTGCTATTTTAGTGGCAGTGTTGAACttgataaaatgacatcagctcCTTTTGACAAAGGAGTTCAATATTTTAAGTGAGCGAGGACAAATACTGTTGTACTGCTCTGTTTTAAGTGGATATATCTTTTACAGCTTGTGGTTGAAATAGAGTACTTTTGGAGCCTCTGTGAGGTATTGGAGGAAGTTTTTCCAGGGAAGGACATATGGCTGGTAGCTGGCATGTGGACATGTGGACTGTACATCCTGTACAGTAACAATAAACATATTATTCCAGAGTCGAAAGACATTTTTTGAAAGATTTAGAGTGTTTTACTTTGCTCTTGTGAAACATCTACCACTGAACTGGCATAGGCATCATTTCATTCATTGGTTGTTCCATCATGTGGCTGATTACAAGTGTATAGTGAGTTTACAGCTTGAATCTTGAGTGGATGTCAATCTTCCCTGTTTTTGTGTTAACACTGTTCACTCGTTGATAATAgattttcttcttattattattttaattttttacataaTTAATTAGTAGCCTGTTTGGCATTGGCCAGAAACACAggatgtcttttttcttttctttttttttggcttgaaGGGATACCTCTGATCGGGGTAAATTATCTATGATAATCAGGGATAGACTTCCAGATGTTCATTTCTGGTGTAATTTAATGGCCTGGAGGGGggtgacttcctccctttgggCTTTGGTCcattataaattattaaaatgtaaatgttctcTGTCACCATCCTACCAGTTTCTCCGAATCCTATTTACCTTAAACTAATTGTAATCTAGcggtatttgttttttatttggacagatacactttctttttatttgagtTGCTCTGAGTTTTTCTTGTAAAACTATTGCTCATCCATGCAGCTTGATAATATCATAAGCTTTGCTGTTGTAGTTTATGCCTTAAGTGTGCATTCTGAGGTATTCTCTAACCCTGTTGCTAATTTTACTTGTGAGGTGCATAACATACATGGgtcaaagtattttttttcaaaggttTAATCTCTGATTTGATCATTGTCTTCAGATTCTGTGTTATAAAGCTTTGGGTTAAAGCATACATGTGGCAGACATGAAATGGCAAATAGCATGATGTAACAATGTAGGGGTATTATAACACTGCACAATGCATTTATTGTAACACATATGCCACCTGTTGAAAGCAATTTTGTAATTAGGGTTGAGATGTGGAACAGAACAAAACATTCATAACACGTAACAGAATTACTGGTAATATTGTCCCCATCATAAATTCTGACAGCACTACGTGGAAGTCTAAACAATTTACACCAACAGAATGTAATAATATTTGATATTACTGGTGACAAATATGTTATCAATTTtggatgtatatatatacttttagatgttgtttatcattttatcatacTACATTGAACGGTGTTGAACATAATACCTTCAGAAGGCTTGATAATAAGCATATATGTTTGTAGAATATATAAAACCACTTGATTTCTAAGGcgatacatttttgtttttgacttttaatAGTTCCACTTATTGACACAATGTTATGGCACTGATTAAAATATTGGAGAATTTGCCCTCACATTGCCATTATCTGGTAATATGTCTACTCTAAATGATCTATCTGTCTGGCTTCAGTTGTGTTCCCAGGTGTTATACCATGGATATATTTTCACCACTGCTGGAGTGTACTGCTTTTGTTTTCCAACTTAATCAATGTGTATCTCCTTCAGACTACGGATGATTCTTAATTGACTCTTCTCTCAATCAACTTTGTGATAAAATAAAGACTCACTGTTTAGAGTAAGCACAATGTCAATACTCACCAACTgttcaaaacaaacagtgtacagaaaaaaaggacTAATTGCAAAACAGAACCCTGATGAAGCACAAAAGGGAATTTCgttcatttttcttatttgtacCAGCTTGTTTATTAATAAggataactgaaaaaaataacttttttaccaaagttgtttatttcagttttcgAAATAATCAAGTAAGCTTCAAGTAAACCATGGTCTGCCAGGAAGGAGAACACTTCCCAGAATAATAACCCCCCTCAATTttagaaataatttaattttgcaAGAATAATCAGTCATACGAATCTCCATGGTTGTAAACATAATTAGATTTTTCGGTCTCACATTTGGAGTCACCTCCTCAAGAGAGCATGaacaatgaatacatgttttatCTTGTCAAAACAGGGCACATTGTTAGTCATTTGTGTAATATGTAGCGCATTAAAAGAAGTCAACAGAAACAAGGTTTTGCTTGGTTAATATCTGACTATGCTCCTCCGGTCAGAATGCAAATAAACtctaaaataagtaaataaataaaacattcatttatttgtaaatagCAAGACAGTGTTGGGCACTGATCAATACAGGTAAGAGACCTAAAGAAATTTCAAGAAAGTGCATTGAAAAAATACTTATAAACCACATTTAACCACGGTACATTTAATATTGAATgatatttctttcattcttttaggtaaaattatttattaatgtgtgaGTGTCCTTAATACCATAGTATTTTGTAAGTactcaccggccactttattaggtacaacTGTGCcatctaatttaatccaatacaacagctctgccatcaATTCTACATCTATGAAGCTTATGCCTTATGTTGCCATGCCTTGTTCTTCACAACAGCCCACTCAGAGCACAGACCCCCCTTCTTGTGTGGAGAGGCTCAGAGGGAAACAGCTCACAGGTACATTTGGTGTCAAAAACCTTTAACAAGCTCTATTTATCAAAGTGGAATTAACTAAATGTGTAGCTGTTGTGTAGTGTAAGGTTGTTTTGAATCTGCAGTTGATTATCCACAATTGGTGCTTTTAGTCAGATGAAGACTTCCAAGAAAGAAGACGGGAAgtggagatgatgatgaagaaaaatgcTGACTGGATCTGGGACTGGTCTAGCCGACCTGAGAACAATCCACCAAAGTATGTAGCAACTAATAATATGGTAACTCTTAGTATTTGGTAgtaattgtttttataatttcagTAGGGTTATATTAATCAATATCATTGGGCTAATATTTAAGTTcaatgatattatatattttcaattttttgtttacattgtcagaaaggtgataattctactttatgtgtattattggggtggtggtggtgtactgaggtgcattatattgactgttGGTCATAGTATTTTGTTCACTCCATTACTTGAAGGGGGCAAGATATTACAACATTAGCCTATATATTATAACACTTTTCAACATAATGCCCTCCAGTACACCTTGTCACCTTTCTGacagtgtcaacaaaaactaGAATATGGCAAAGCTGATGTATTAGATTGcattatattgcacaggtgttccttaTATAGTggctgtgtgagtgagtgtatatTCATTATCTATGCTCTGATCAATAGCAATTGAGAGAAGGGGGAGTGTGCAATGACTGCCATCTGCAGACAAGTGTGTAAAACTGCTTCTATAAACTGTTTTAACATCCATGAGTTAGACCAACAGGTAAAATGAGATGACATACATTGAGGATGCCTTTCCAGTGATAAAAGGGTTGGGAAAGTtaatttggaaatgtaataggttacagatgactagttactctatttaaaatgtaataaataatgtaactatttcaattaatcAAAGTAaggtaacttattacatttgattactttttgattacttttcttttctaaataacaaatgttttcaactgttagggtaagtgtacccattaagcccaccaaaatctaagttcaggtgattttcatggatactgacatgatttataagggaaatcatttcttataaagcaagatgtatctctcatttgaaaatgtagattttgaagtataaagatattttaacgtctgacatgggcttaattggtactgttaCACCATtgaagcccatgtgtgctctaaataagcccacgtcatgatttataagtataaaaaaatattgctttcaaaaaattaaaaacagaaatatattaacatgttaaatattttgaggaaaaaaaccctcctgagcaaaatcttaaaggtctgacttcagatgtaaccccatTTGTAATCAACATCTTCATAAGTATCTGTAACTtaactacacatttttttttctcagtaactgtatcagattacagttacattgattttataattaaattacgtaacgCCGTTACACGTAACTCACTCCCCAAAACTGGATgataattataatgttttaacaAAACTAGTATGAGACTTGGCAAAACATGTGTATGGTTATTGCTCAAGGTGCACGATGCGCGTGCTCTCgcagccaatcagcttcaaGATAAACAAAATATTGCGTCATTGTTATTGTGGTAGCTCCAGCTGCTGACACAGATTTCGCCACCATTTCGATTACATTCAGGCCTCTAAATATGCAAAAACGAGCGGACCAGCAAGATTACACCGGTGAGATGTCGCTTCAGAAGGACTTTTCGTCTGACGAGAGTTTGCAAGGTGAAGTATAAACAACACAAGAGCTTGTAGCTCACCAGTGTTGATGCTAGAGGCTAGTCGACAGTGAACAGGACACGTCACGCACTTAAACTAATGTTAAAGCATGCTAACCCTGTGGAAAGCTTGAGCTTGTGAGTCTTACTAGCTACATTAAAGCTTAGCGTTATTACATTAGTTTATCGACCTACAAGACGTGAGGAGAATAAGAGGACAGCCCATTGTCCTAGTTAGTTAACGAGGCTTATGCAACGTTACACCATGTAAATGCCTTCAAGACTGGCACagtctgtgtctgttgttgTCCTAGCCTAATTAGGCCAGCGATGTCGTACCTCATACACATCAAGTTTCCTGTGTAAAGACTATGTGTTTGATTTAAGGTTCCTGGGTTGAGCTGCACTTCAGTAGCACTGGTTCTCAAAGTAGTAGTCACCATGGCAGCCAGGAGCAGATCCCCACGTCCAGCCAGGAGGGAGACCTGGAGAAAATGCTGCTGGATGCACAGCACGAGTCAGGAAGATCCAGTTCCAGAGGAAGCTCTCAGTGCAACAGGTttgtgggggggaaaaagggaaggaagcaCAGTTTGTGCCTTTTTTGTGCGTTGTGTAATACAAACTGTCAAGAAGTTGTGTTATCAAATCATCTAAATATTGAGTAGCCAAAGTTTGCCTTATGTTGCCATGCCTTGTTCTTCACAACAGCCCACTCAGAGCACAGACCCCCCTTCTTGTGTGGAGAGGCTCAGAGGGAAACAGCTCACAGGTACATTTGGTGTCAAAAACCTTTAACAAACTCTATTTATCAAAGTGGAATTAACTAAATGTGTAGCTGTTGTGTAGTGTAAGGTTGTTTTGAATCTGCAGTTGATTATCCACAATTGGTGCTTTTAGTCAGATGAAGACTTCCAAGAAAGAAGACGGGAAgtggagatgatgatgaagaaaaatgcTGACTGGATCTGGGACTGGTCTAGTCGACCTGAGAACAATCCACCAAAGTATGTAGCAACTAATAATATGGTAACTCTTAGTATTTGGTAgtaattgtttttataatttcagTAGGGTTATATTAATCAATATCATTGGGCTAATATTTAAGTTCAATGATATAACAAACAGTAGATGACTATGTACCATGTGACAACAATTATAGCGTAAATCGTAAACCCTACTGCCTAAATCTTTTACAAATATTAGcctaaatatatttattttatgcagtgattataattatttatagaAATTAGAGTATGAAGTCTGTGTGAGCAGAGGTGCCAGTATGACATTAAACTGCTGGCACTCATTGAGTTTAATGTATTcagaacaatgaaaaataaatgtgttcctCTGTAGGGAGTTCCTGCTGAAGTACCCTAAGCGCTCGACCTCCCTGAGCATTAGGAACACCAGCGTCATGAAGAAGGGAGGTGTTCTCTCTGCTGACTTTCTGAAgcttttccttccctcattaATCATTTCACACATACTTGCTGTTGGCCTAGGGTAAGCAACATGATTTAATCTCTAACTTTTGACATTGTATTTGACAGTGTATCAAAAACTTAAAACACTTACAGGAACCTCTTGACGCAGCTGCGGAAACCCATACATTTTGAccatataaaatgtatgtatattcaCGTTCATAAATATAGTAATTTGACTTACAAAGCAAAAAATCTTGCTTGAAAACGTAGACCTGCTTAGAAACATCACTGATATAAACAGACCTTTAATTGCAGCAACACAATATGAATAATTTAGTGGTTATCGAGTGTTAGTTCCTGTATTAAAAGATCTATCAGTCAATTTGAGAGGGATGCAAATTCCAAtcttgtgtttgtatttgtggtGGTGGGGTGAAGCTTTTATTTCTAACAAGATCATTGTTCTGTTAATAATCTTTGATAGTACATCCACCAAACAGCAAACtgataaagtttattttaaaaattctagttaaaaaaaaccccaaaacaaaccatgaaaatgatgattactCAATGGATTGGTGGGATATGGAATTGGACAGGATTAGGACAGTTAATTACTAGTATATACTCAGAATTATTCTTAGTGATTTGTGGCCAAAGCATGTAACCATATTTAATACCAGAAATATCTCCAGAGCACTACTCCAACACCATGTATTTTTATCTGTGATTGTTATTTCCACTAAATAACCTATGAATGTGACTTAGAGGTATCAAAGCCCAGcttcattattaaatattagTATTGAAGAATTCTCTAATTTACAGCTTTTGTTGTTTATCTTGATTCCTGCAACATTTTACTGTACACGTTTGTCTCTCCCTTTAGGATATATATCGGGAAGCGCCTAACCTCCCACAACACCTACTAGTAGGATGGTGATGTGCTGTGACACCATCTTACATTCACCATCTTGGCATGCCTTAAAATGTGACATTCTGTATATCAAGGGAGATGTTGCGATGCCACACAGTCCAGTTTGACTGGACTCACCCACATCAGCACAGAGCATTATCAGTCACTGTTGGTTCATAGCGCCTACTCTTGAACACAACAGTGACCTGTCCTCTGCTCCATGCTGTCGTCCCCACCCTAGTTTGGAGATGACTGTTCGCTGCTTCCTGGCTCCTTAAATCTGCACGTTTGGGAACTGGTATTTTtgttgcctttttctttttgcaatgAGAAATCacttttgattttaaatgagATATTTTCAGttgatgtttttcctttttttagaTCAGGTAATTCTTTTGacttgtctttttaattttatgctCAAGGGATCATTATCTTAGTGACTGCTCTGTTACCAATTGCTCAGTGTGTACCATTGTAAATTGTGATTATGTGAAAATCAAATGTTAGCTTTCACAGTTGTGGTCCATTTTATTCATCCTGaacaaaataaagtttgaaGCACGTGTGTGGCCTTGATGGATTCACAAACCAGTAAAGAGCATGCAAAAATATAGAACTGACAATTTATCAAAGGAAAAGACAACATGCAGATGAACACAATTCAAATTTTATTGAACTTTGGTCAAAATAATAAACAAGTGAATACATTGCCACCATGTTAGGAATCAATGGACAAAGACAATGcattattatgtgttttaatgtcatcAGTATACGTTTTGTGTAGTCAACCTTCATTTCTGCATTCACAACTACGGAGATAAGGTCCACATTTGCAATACGCGGTTCAAATTTGGGTGACATCCCTAATAAATGAGTAAGGGCACATGTATGAGGCCTGTCTGAATTTCCTACTTACTACATGATTTGGAGGCACTCTATCACATAAACTGTATGTGTGCAATTTTTCCTCCTTAATGTGTTTTCATAGACAGCCACATATAGCAGCAGTATATGAGGACATAACTCTATAAAATAGGATTTACAAATAATGCACATGAGGTTTGTAAAACGTTTGGGGACATAACTTGTAGCTGTCACTGATAGAAGTAGGTATTAAGGCTGCAGATTCCCTTTGTCATGGGCCCCATCTTGTGCCATGTGGTTTCCAGTCTGCATTCTAAAACATGGTCAAAAACTAGAAGTTAATGtcttgacacaaacacattatcgGTTGTCTCCAACAGTGGTTCAGGAACTGGTAGCCCCAAATAGTATTTCCATAAACAAGTTTGCTTGAGATCTGCTCAAAAGACAGTGGTGTGACTGGACATTTTCCACCTCtctacaacataaaaacatgcaaagcaataaacatgttttaatacatacttctaaatttaaaaacacatctgtagttttagtttcttttattATGTGGATGACAAGGTGTACTTGAGTAGATACAGTCAGTGAAATTATGTCACCGTATTGACTGGGATAAAGTAataggagggaggggaagaaaagaaacaagtcCACTTTCCAAATTCATGGCCTCACCCACCAGTAGTTTGGCCTGAATACATGGCCAATGGGGGAATGTTACAGTTAGGCTTATTGGCCATTAATCCGTGCTTCAGAGGGCCCAAAATCTTTCAAATGGTGTTAACAACTTTGACAAGACGTCATTTTTAGGGCTTCCAAGAGTTCTGTCGTTAAATCATGAAATGAAGGCttaaaatgtcaacacaaaCACCAACGTTCAAGAGTTTGACCTCTAGGGAGTGCCATACCGTCAAATAGACCCAAATTGGGCTTTCTGGGTCAGGGGGGCATGTTGATTGCCCTGATGCCAAAGGCAAAAACAACCTAAGCTCAgactcaaaataaaacaggccTATGGATCAACCTCCTGTGGCAAAAAAAGTAGACACGTGCTTTCGAATTCTTCACCAGGAGGACAACGAGGCTGTTTCTTCTTATACAGATAGACAAGTAGTAGGCTTAACTACACAGGTACGGTAAAAGCCCTATCCTCTGGAGCCCCAAATCTTCTAGTTGATTTTGTCCTGGAAAATGTACAAGTTGTTGGTGGCTGCCACAGCTATCACGTTATCTTTGGGGTGCCAGGCAGTGTGGAGGATCTTCTTGTTGAAGTCTAGGCTGTCCACACTGATTTCATCTTTCTTCCTTTTGCCACCGGTGGACACTTTGCGGGGTTTGAGGGTAGCCCGTGGTTTGCTGCTCTCCCGGGATGCCTCCAGTGTGATGTCCCGCCTGGTGTTGCGGTCAAACATTCGGAAGAAGTTGTTGTAGGAGCCGGTCATGATGGCACTaacggagaaaggaaaatgaaatagACTGTCAACACGTACTTGCCATAAAACCCACAATGTCACCAGTGATTGATGTAGCCCGTAGCATGTGAAATGCAATCCTATGCTGGAGCAAAGATCCTTACCTGTCACTGCCATTCCAGCAGCACTCGAACTTGTCAAAGATGCAGTCATTTTCATACAGGGAGCACAGTTTGCTGCGCAGGTATTCATGGACCTGAAACAAAAAAGTATTATGTTACACAAATATTCACGTGAGCCTAATTTTTTCATCTCTATTTGTAtcataaaaaggcaaaaaactgtaaaagctAACAACACTTGGCCTGAATATTTCACTTGTATGCAGTATTTTTATTACAGTGAATTGCGGGCCCGTCACGACCAATGAGACTGCTATGTGTGGGTCACAGGGAGtttgtttaaacattaattacAAGGATCTAAtctgtgtattttgtatttcattacTAATTCACCACTAGCTTCAAGGAAATGTTCATATAAGACTGATGTGAATATTATGAATTGAAACTAAATTGGAAAATAGGAAGACAAATATACATCTGCAGGTGAGGCGTAGACCTCTGCACAAGATATAGATCAGCGTAAGTTCTCATTATGACTATTCTTTATGGAAAATCCTGAATTGGTGGAAATTGTGCACTGTAAAGATCCCAAAGACAAACACATGGTTAATAATTGAAGTAATTACATAACAGAAGTGTGTTTATGCACCTGATACGTCTCCACTGGCCTGTTCTCCATGTTGAGGTCCCAAACTTTGACGGAGAGGTAGTCACGTGTCATCATATAGCGTCCGCTGTGACTGAACTTCACGTCCGAGATGGAGGAGATGATCTCAGAGAAAAAGGATCGGCTGCTTGGATCCTCAGGCTCCTCAAAgactgacaaaagaaaaaattctCACAATTGTTAATTCTCAAATCAGGAGTTTGTTGAACTATAATAATTTAGAATAACAAAATCTTTGTATGTATTGAATCTTTAACAAGAACAATACTGTGCAAAATGTATCAGGTCAAAAAGTGTCACAAATGCCAAAAACCCTTAAAGTATTTAATTTGTGGCaatatgaaagagaaaaatcagGAAATGTAAACGTTTATTTTTTCCCCTATAAATTACAGTCTACCAAAATAATGACCGATTAATTCTCCACTAATAGACTAATTAATTGAATTAACATTGCGGCGCCACACTAGAGGTACTTACACTTTGAGTGCCTATCGCAGAGTGCCGCTGCTCGCATGTCACACAGGCGGATGGTGCCTTTGCTACTGCTGTACACAAATACATTGCATTGGTGTGGATGGCACTCAGCAGCTGTGATTACTTCTGTCAGTTCCTCCATGTTGGCGGGCTTGATGTCTACAATATCTGGGAACACACTGTTAAGGAACTAGCAGTCTAATGTTTCATGATGATACAATACAGAGACAATTAGCCTTTAAGCCACATTTCTAATATCTGCTTGCTGTTGAAGAAAAAGGATACTAAAACTTCTGTCTGTGATTTCCAAGTGCCATAGATTTATTCTTAGGTCATCTGCGGAGAGGTACGTTTCGTGATCACTATTTACAGAAATGGAATTAATGTGATAGGTGTGTGCATTTGCAAAGATCCTCCGTGGGCTTGCTTCTACCATGAGATCCATTGGCATCAGTACTGGTACCTGAAACCCACAACATGCATCTTTTTAGATACGATTTTAAAAGACATCTTCAAAAGCCACGATCAAAAATGAGAGCGGTCCTACATAAAATTAAACATACCCGTAAAGAGGTGATTCTAAAGGGGTCTCTGAGTCGTCCATCTTCATCTTTCAGGTTGTAACCTTCTGCTCGTTTATCTCTTTCACTTATCTTCCACAATTTGATAGTTTTATCTGaccaaagacaaataaaaaggtTCTAATGTAATgttgtaaatgtataaaaaaataaattaaaaaaagacattaaaaaaaaggagtaagGTCTTACCATTTGTCGAAAGTAGAAAGTGAGCAGCATTTTGTTGGGGTAGccatcttattttatttattttttcctcgaTTTCTAAACTTTTCAAATAGTCAAATTCTGGCTCGTGACTCTGAAAAGTGCTATAGACGTTGTACTCCCCGCGCAGGTGTGGACGATTCttagactgaaaaaaaagaagtgtgaaaatgttaagacaaaacaaataaaacatctgttgGTGCACTGTTGACGAAGATGCTTGTCCATCGCTCCATATGAACCTTACCTCCTGTTCATGTTGAAATATCACTACTCTGCCTCCTTTATCTCCAGTTGCAAGCAGTTCTCCAGAATAGTTGAATTCAACTGTTGAGATTATGTCAGCTGAAAATAGACAACCATCAGTGAATCAGTCCCAATAGCTCAGCTCTCACATTGATAGTTTAGATGACAGCTAGAAGCAGTGCCGGCTGTGTTACACTGCAGACTCAATCTGAGGCTGAGGCATCAGACACGGTAACAGCCAAGCACGTACAACCCATttatatatgaatgaatgaaaacaagcaTGATGTCACCCGACAATTTATGGACGCAGCACATTGACGTCATGGACACGGTCGCTCCCCTTTAATAGCTTAGCCACCACCTAGCATGTAGCTAGCTAGCAACATGCAGTCATTAATTGGTGGGGAAAGGACGTTTGAGGTGCGGTTCCACAAACAGGCTTGCATAAATCACGATAGCTGCCCTACACATTGAGACCAGTGCGAGCACCTAGCTACCGTGCATCTTATACGAAGCCCACAGAGCAGCATCATTACACCGTTTTAGCCTAGCCGCCtagcagctaatgttagccacATACCTTCCGCAACATCTTCATCTATCGCTCCTTTCACTTGAGAGAAACACCACTGAAAATCATTTCCTCCTGCAACTCCTGtcaaatagaaaaaacacaacacagcgtTAGTTTGTGACTCATAGGCTTATCTCGTGGCGATAATAAATGACCCGACAGTTTGACAACTAGCATCTTAGCTCGCAGATTCAGGCCATCATACACAGCAAGTGAGGTGG encodes:
- the bnip4 gene encoding BCL2 interacting protein 4, with protein sequence MQKRADQQDYTGEMSLQKDFSSDESLQGSWVELHFSSTGSQSSSHHGSQEQIPTSSQEGDLEKMLLDAQHESGRSSSRGSSQCNSPLRAQTPLLVWRGSEGNSSQSDEDFQERRREVEMMMKKNADWIWDWSSRPENNPPKEFLLKYPKRSTSLSIRNTSVMKKGGVLSADFLKLFLPSLIISHILAVGLGIYIGKRLTSHNTY
- the ppp2r2d gene encoding serine/threonine-protein phosphatase 2A 55 kDa regulatory subunit B delta isoform, yielding MAGVAGGNDFQWCFSQVKGAIDEDVAEADIISTVEFNYSGELLATGDKGGRVVIFQHEQESKNRPHLRGEYNVYSTFQSHEPEFDYLKSLEIEEKINKIRWLPQQNAAHFLLSTNDKTIKLWKISERDKRAEGYNLKDEDGRLRDPFRITSLRVPVLMPMDLMVEASPRRIFANAHTYHINSISVNSDHETYLSADDLRINLWHLEITDRSFNIVDIKPANMEELTEVITAAECHPHQCNVFVYSSSKGTIRLCDMRAAALCDRHSKFFEEPEDPSSRSFFSEIISSISDVKFSHSGRYMMTRDYLSVKVWDLNMENRPVETYQVHEYLRSKLCSLYENDCIFDKFECCWNGSDSAIMTGSYNNFFRMFDRNTRRDITLEASRESSKPRATLKPRKVSTGGKRKKDEISVDSLDFNKKILHTAWHPKDNVIAVAATNNLYIFQDKIN